The uncultured Carboxylicivirga sp. genomic interval TTTTGAGTACCCTTCATCCTCAGTTTGAAGAGCAGGTTGCTGAACGTAAATTTTATCTTCAGTTTAATGAGTTTGTGGATGGATTATGGTTTTACCGCTTCTACGATTCATTAATACGTAACGACGTTGAAGTATTTGGCTTAAATGAGCTGAAGAAATTCAAATATTCGCCACATAAAGGAAAAATTAGTACCACCATATCATCTGGTTTAGATTGGTTTGAAGTGGATGTGCAGGTTAGTTTTGGTGATAATTTTGTGCAGTTGGCTGATATTCGTAAAGCTGTTAAAAATAATCAACGCTACATTCAACTAAGCGATGGATCGGTAGGGATTCTTCCTAAGGAGTGGTATCATCGTTTTGAAAAGTATTTTCGTCATGGCGAAGTTCAGGATAACAAGTTAACGGTTTCGAAACTTGGATTTTCTATTATTGATGAGTTGTTTGATAACATCGATAATGCCGAAGTATTAGAAGAATTGAGTGAAAAACATCGACGTTTATCCAATTTTACGCAAATAGAAGAAACGAGTGTCCCAACCTCTATTACAGCAGAATTGCGTCCGTATCAAAAAGAAGGATTGAACTGGCTTAATTTCTTAAACGAGATGAAGTGGGGGGGCATTTTAGCCGACGATATGGGGCTTGGAAAAACGCTACAGGTTCTTACCTTTTTGCAACATGTTTTAAAGAAAAATAAAACAACGAACTTAATCGTTGTTCCTACTTCGTTACTATTTAACTGGGAAAACGAAATACGAAAATTCGCCCCTGAGTTAAATGCCTATTATCATTATGGTGTTGGGCGCGCTTCAAATGCAGAAGGTTTTAAAGAATATGATCTGGTGATAACCAGTTATGGAGTATTGTTGCGCGATGTGCAGATGCTAAGCGAATTTACGTTCAACTATATCATTCTGGATGAGTCTCAGGCAATCAAAAACCCAGCATCACGACGTTATAAAGCGGCTTGCACACTAAAAGCATATAATCGTTTGGCACTTACCGGTACACCTATCGAAAACAGTACTTTCGATTTATTTGCACAAATGAGTTTTGTGAATCGTGGATTTTTAGGTGGAGTTACTGCTTTTAAAGAAAATTACTCGAATCCGATAGATAAGGATGGAGATGAAATAAGAGCAGCAGAGCTTCAAAAACTGATAAATCCATTTGTGTTGCGTCGAACCAAAGAGATGGTGGCAACCGAATTGCCTGATAAAACAGAGGACGTAATTTATTGCGAGATGGAGCCAGCACAGCGTCGAGTTTACGATGCTTATCGAAATCAATTTAGAGATAAGCTGATGGGCCAAATCGAATCAGATGGTTTGGCAAAATCTAAAATGATGGTACTCGAAGCTTTAACTCGTTTGCGTCAGATTTGTGATTCACCACGTCTGTTAAACGATGAAAGTATCGAAACAAGTGCATCGGCAAAAGTTGAAGAGCTTGTTCAACATATAACAGAAAAAACAGCAAATCATAAGCTGTTAATTTTTTCGCAGTTTGTTAAGATGTTAGGACTAATACGAGATGAATTGCAAAAACGTAATATTAAGTTTGAATATTTAGATGGACAAAGTTCAACCAAGCAACGCGAAGCATCGGTAAATAATTTTCAGGAAGATGAAGAATTACGAGTGTTCCTTATAAGCTTAAAGGCAGGTGGAACCGGATTAAATCTTACAGCAGCCGATTATGTTTATATTGTAGATCCATGGTGGAATCCTGCGGTGGAGAATCAGGCAATAGACCGTTGTTATCGCATTGGACAGGATAAAAAAGTATTTGCTTATCGTATGATTTGTAAAAATACAGTGGAAGAAAAGATTCTAAAATTACAGGAAAAGAAAACCAAGATTGCCAACGATATTGTTCAAACTGATGAAAATATTATGAAGAATATTGGAGTGGATGATATTCAGGATCTGTTCTCATAATTTTGTTTTGGCATCGCTATTGTTTTACGTATAGTACCTAATTGTAAATTGGTGCTTATCCATTGATAAGCCATGCAATCAGGTTGTAATCATCCTACTTTAATGTAGGATGATTGGAAATGTGTCTAACAAAAATGTAAAACGGTAGCCTATGTCAATCGGAAATGCAATTAAATTTATCAAAACAGTTGATACAGACGATAGTTTTCGTAAATCACTGTATCGAGTAGAAGGTGGATGGGACGGACTCAATGAGTTTTTGCGTCAACGTGATATCTTTTACACACCAGAAGAGTTTGAAGAAGCTTTTAATCATTTGCATACAGAATGTCAGTTCGCTGAGCAAGCCGACAAGTTGTACAATGTATTGCATTTATTGCAATTGGTAGTAGGAGATGCTAAATAATAATCACAAAACAGTAGAAACATGAGTAACGTTACATATCGATCGCTTTCAGAGATAAAAGAATTAATAGAAGATTTAGGATTTGCAATATCTTATCCTTATGATGATTTGGTTTTTATTGATAGCAATGCTTTTTTGGTTCAGTTTGATGATTCAAAAAGCTTCAGCTATTTTATTCACTTTAATAGTGACCTGAAAGATGCAGCCAAAGAAGATTTAAAAAATCAATTAGTTGCTAGTAAGAAGGCTAAAAAATTGAATTTGATATTCAAAGGAACTTATACGATCAAACAGTCTTCTGAAGAAGAACAAATTGATTTGGTATTTGAAGATTAAGTTAAATATAATGGAATCTTGAAAAGCCTTGGTTTGAATCCAAGGCTTTTTTGTTTGTAGACCAAATAGTCTGATAAAATACTCTTTTACATGTATAAAATCGCTGTACTTGTAATAATTTAACTTTTAAGTTCGAAATAAATATTAGTTTTGAGTTTTATTTTATTACCTGATCGCATAAAAATGGGGGGTAATTAATTAAACTCAAAACCTGAATCAATGAAACACATGAAAATGCGGACGATCCTTTGGGGATTTGTCCTGTTTGTTCTTGTCTTATCTTCGTGTGAGCGTAACGATATTAGTATCGGAAATAATGACACTAACGAAGCAAATGACGAAATTACTTCAACAACAATGGTTGAAGGTATTGTGCGAATTAAACTACAGCGCAATACGACAAAATCGATGAGCGTATCACTTAAATCTGGAAAAGTTAAAACATCAGTTAATAAGTTGGATACTATCTTCTCTTCAATTGGTGTTACTTCTTTTAAAAGAACTTTTC includes:
- a CDS encoding SNF2-related protein, producing the protein MEQEKIDYLQKQIDLYANEEIKAKGKKLYLDGKVNYRLYNKETDTYIYSVKGGQNYKVQLSNLNSNNLKCSCSCPFIWGNICKHGVASIYHLMDFGGAQAAPAANDFNTQELNLRTADGYLLEGYENITVEIVRKNTLPSLFSRFRYAYGSIHMEIGDIEDNKVEFVLNFGYKEDTVWFAKKGDQVFINSENQSIGKGLSESEIICLLKISKSKTTDMLDELLNQKYIENSRHLMEQYGLPVNASFHQFFKFQFHPDKGLTPINKDTTIGLLPVNNPINSFLQPLLNGVQPQRLKLQSAEIDLKQERVIGFLMELREETSEWNKDPYFEVKAIIGKPNKARTQISSNLDFYDGNDGSFNVEKQATTEELLALLDTEKSKEVPYEYFQWQHKVMQLLSLEPYVYMQNSDSYKIRKTDLRPIKIASKPIDAFYKVVEDSDFIMLQLKLRMDGKVLPKEVISKVYKGQYVYEISNQFCVPHDFRVANMINSHLHDVKMVRSQKVLFWQDVILPLSKHVEIDFSTGAYNVEVIELDFHNKRVYLSEKENYLIVTPEVEYHHMVSVPLVNTGDILIEEDGKWIQYKRNFELEEGFAEFLSTLHPQFEEQVAERKFYLQFNEFVDGLWFYRFYDSLIRNDVEVFGLNELKKFKYSPHKGKISTTISSGLDWFEVDVQVSFGDNFVQLADIRKAVKNNQRYIQLSDGSVGILPKEWYHRFEKYFRHGEVQDNKLTVSKLGFSIIDELFDNIDNAEVLEELSEKHRRLSNFTQIEETSVPTSITAELRPYQKEGLNWLNFLNEMKWGGILADDMGLGKTLQVLTFLQHVLKKNKTTNLIVVPTSLLFNWENEIRKFAPELNAYYHYGVGRASNAEGFKEYDLVITSYGVLLRDVQMLSEFTFNYIILDESQAIKNPASRRYKAACTLKAYNRLALTGTPIENSTFDLFAQMSFVNRGFLGGVTAFKENYSNPIDKDGDEIRAAELQKLINPFVLRRTKEMVATELPDKTEDVIYCEMEPAQRRVYDAYRNQFRDKLMGQIESDGLAKSKMMVLEALTRLRQICDSPRLLNDESIETSASAKVEELVQHITEKTANHKLLIFSQFVKMLGLIRDELQKRNIKFEYLDGQSSTKQREASVNNFQEDEELRVFLISLKAGGTGLNLTAADYVYIVDPWWNPAVENQAIDRCYRIGQDKKVFAYRMICKNTVEEKILKLQEKKTKIANDIVQTDENIMKNIGVDDIQDLFS